A region from the candidate division WOR-3 bacterium genome encodes:
- a CDS encoding lysylphosphatidylglycerol synthase transmembrane domain-containing protein gives MKKDSIMEEKKKSKFTFLWSVLRILIGIGLITFLLIKLDIEKILLNLKNLEIRFLAYALIPYFFFIVVSAWRWQVLLDYKKMNIPFKDSLLIYFIALFFNNFLPTTVGGDVMRVVYSMREKKTDAFAIVIADRILGFIGLFIFGLFAVVYLYIFQKRSEFVSLMIIGLLTLLFITFILFSEKVYSFIHPVIAKLKFFHIGERINNLHKTMTEFGSAWGVIILCIIQSMIIQALLAVSPYLVLKSMGNYQVSILPFFIYLPIINVISMIPISFNALGVRENAYVILFQRTGLSGEVSLTVSLVSFFLTFLWSLVGGIFFIFYKKPSNV, from the coding sequence ATGAAAAAAGACTCAATAATGGAAGAAAAAAAGAAAAGTAAATTTACATTTCTCTGGTCAGTCTTAAGGATTTTAATAGGCATTGGACTAATCACATTCTTGCTCATAAAACTTGATATTGAAAAAATTCTATTAAATTTAAAAAACCTTGAGATAAGATTTCTGGCTTATGCACTTATCCCCTACTTTTTTTTCATTGTTGTTTCTGCCTGGCGCTGGCAGGTTCTGCTTGATTATAAAAAAATGAATATTCCGTTCAAAGATTCTCTACTGATATATTTTATTGCCCTCTTTTTTAATAACTTTCTGCCCACCACTGTTGGTGGGGATGTTATGAGGGTTGTTTACTCAATGAGGGAGAAAAAGACCGATGCCTTTGCGATTGTGATTGCCGATAGAATCCTTGGATTTATCGGTCTTTTTATCTTCGGATTATTCGCTGTAGTCTATCTCTATATTTTCCAGAAAAGAAGCGAATTTGTATCACTGATGATAATCGGGCTCCTAACACTTCTATTTATCACATTTATACTCTTTTCGGAAAAGGTTTATTCGTTTATTCATCCAGTTATTGCTAAATTGAAATTTTTTCACATTGGTGAAAGGATAAACAATCTCCATAAAACAATGACCGAATTTGGTTCTGCCTGGGGTGTGATAATTCTTTGTATTATACAATCAATGATTATCCAGGCACTCCTTGCCGTATCTCCTTATCTTGTTTTAAAGAGCATGGGTAATTACCAGGTCTCCATACTCCCTTTCTTTATATATCTGCCCATAATAAATGTCATTTCAATGATACCGATATCATTCAATGCCCTGGGTGTTCGGGAAAATGCCTATGTGATATTATTTCAACGCACCGGATTGAGTGGTGAAGTTTCTCTTACCGTCTCACTTGTTTCATTCTTTTTGACATTTTTATGGTCTCTGGTGGGTGGAATATTTTTTATTTTTTACAAAAAACCCTCAAATGTTTAG
- a CDS encoding glycosyltransferase family 2 protein encodes MKIGIIVPAYNEVENIPHLVSMFDEFIKKHRDYEVIFIDDGSTDSTQKVLEEYKRDYLKIARHKRNLGKTQAIITGAKTTNAEILVIYDADMQFDIYDVPKLVDLILNQNADVATGWKQGKYEKKFVSSVYNWCGRKLFHLKVHDMNAIKAFRREVIETIPMRKDWHRYIVPLASEYGFVIKEIPVSLKPRLYGAPKYQKKVRIIIGFFDLLAVKFQLTFLQKPLLYFGTAGMFQILLGIIVGIIAIILRLLGHGFRPLLYLVILLIVSGVLFFSLGLIGESIRAIIDRLEKFDSLNRNKT; translated from the coding sequence ATCAAAAAACACAGAGATTATGAGGTCATTTTCATTGATGATGGCTCAACCGATTCTACCCAGAAAGTATTAGAAGAATACAAGAGAGATTATCTAAAAATAGCAAGGCATAAAAGAAATTTAGGTAAAACCCAAGCAATAATAACCGGGGCAAAAACAACCAATGCTGAGATTCTGGTGATTTATGATGCAGATATGCAGTTTGATATTTATGATGTGCCTAAATTGGTAGATCTGATTTTAAACCAGAATGCAGATGTGGCTACCGGTTGGAAACAGGGAAAATATGAAAAGAAATTTGTCTCAAGTGTTTATAACTGGTGTGGGAGAAAACTATTCCATTTAAAAGTCCATGATATGAATGCAATAAAGGCATTCAGACGCGAAGTCATAGAAACAATTCCTATGCGCAAAGACTGGCACCGTTATATAGTTCCCCTGGCGAGTGAATATGGATTCGTCATTAAAGAAATCCCTGTGTCCTTAAAACCAAGGTTATATGGTGCACCGAAATATCAGAAAAAGGTAAGAATTATTATTGGATTTTTTGACCTTCTTGCAGTGAAATTCCAGTTAACATTTCTCCAGAAGCCTTTATTATATTTTGGAACTGCCGGAATGTTTCAAATACTCTTGGGAATTATAGTCGGTATCATTGCAATAATCCTTAGACTCTTAGGACATGGATTCAGACCTTTATTATATCTCGTCATACTCCTCATTGTCTCGGGAGTCCTGTTCTTTTCGTTAGGACTGATTGGTGAGTCAATAAGAGCGATAATTGACCGTTTAGAAAAGTTTGATTCCCTGAATAGAAATAAGACTTAA